TCATGTTTGACTCGGCCTCCGTGAACTCCATTTCGTCCATGCCTTCTCCAGTATACCAATGTAAGAACGCCTTGCGACGAAACATGGCTGAAATTGAGATtgagaattttgtaataatattctgTACATGATTCTTATAAGTAGATTatcaattgattaataaatattgtcttttttttgtaCAACTAGCTGGAGTGCTttacccaaaactttctctcttaCTCTCTAATAAGAGTGTAATCCCAGAGAATGCGTGGtactgacgtacaatagttacgaaatgtttatcattggcatgaatttagcatttttaatgaatctatcgtgtcatctttggcgagtttttttccCTATTAATTCCTCGCATGCAGttagttaatagtatccgaaaatcgaatgtgtattttCATTCGACCGAAATTCACccctttccttttcattttattcatctaaaggaaatagtttttttaagttcaggaaaaaagaaagaatgcaaaCATTTCATACCCGTAAACTGTTCGGAAATCCTCTTGAACAGCTCCTGTATGGCCGTATTGTTCCCTATGAATGTGGAGGACATCTTCAGACCTCTTGGCGGTATATCGCAGACGGCAGTCTTCACGTTATTGGGAATCCACTCCACAAAGTAGCTGCTGTTCTTGTTCTGCACGTTAAGCATCTGCTCGTCCACTTCTTTCATGCTCATGCGGCCACGGAATACAGCTGCAGCCGTCAAGTATCGTCCATGCCTGGGATCGCAAGCGGCCATCATGTTTTTGGCATCAAACATTTGCTGGGTAAGTTCTGGAACGGTGAGTGCCCGGTATTGCTGACTGCCTCTGGACGTGAGAGGAGCAAATCCTGTGATGAAGAAGTGCAACCGTGGAAATGGAACCATATTGACTGCCAGTTTTCGTAAATCTGCGTTCAGCTGCCCTGGAAATCGGAGGCATGTTGTTACTCCAGACATGGTGGCTGACACCAGGTGGTTCAGGTCGCCATAAGTTGGGGTGGTCAGCCTTAAAGTTCTAAAGCAGATGTCATAAAGAGCTTCGTTGTCAATGCAAAACGTTTCATCAGTGTTTTCTACTAACTGATGTACGGAAAGAGTGGCATTATAAGGCTCGACTACAGTATCAGAAACCTGAAATTAAATAGCAAGTTTAGTAAATAGACTCAACCAGTTAGTAAAGGtaacatttaaaatagaatacccaacatataaagtatatttcatagcTTATTTGCTTCAAAAGCGCCTTTCTTATTCATTTGTAACAGATGTGAAATATCCACGGGatactgaaataattaaagttatcgttataattgaaattataaagaaacttatgaaaacactttttaattcataaaatttttgaagtttaatatcAATTcccatttttatgtttaaaagtgtATATTAGATTcgagtttctaatttattactatttaaagcTCCTCATTTAGTTCATACTTACCATCATTTTTATATCTGCCAACGggattatttttaggaattttcatACTTAATCTAATTATGTTGATGTTGACCATATACATCTTAAtggttttattgttaaataaccTGTGTACTCATAAATAATTAATggattcttttatttgaaacttatgTTGTTCAgtgaaaacagtaaatatttctcTCCTATGTTTATTTTGGACACATAGTTCTTCGTGTACGTTCTTTACTTGTATATATTTTGTGTTccctattatttatttcttttttcagctTTTCCTTTTGCTTCTTTGTCACGTGATACTGAagcacttttataaataaaacggaatatttgttttgtaaaggaatatatatatatatatatatatatatatatatatatatatatatatataacgaaacAAACTgctaatgtatttatttttaattcgattgTTTCCAACTAAAGAACAGGAAAAAATGGATGGGTTTATGATCTTTAAAATTCAagacaaattcatttaattcatatcCTGACTCTACATTCTGAAGGTTCTAAGTTAGTCTTCAAAACAAACAATTATTCGCCGGCGTCAAGACCTAGGAGCAGCACCCGTGATTTGGGcattccgggttcgagtcctggttcgggcatggttgttctttgccctgtgttctatctgtgaggtgtgtgaaagagccccacCCTTTTAAAAAGTGGTTATGCAAGCGAGTATGTGAGTATCATCTTCAAATGAGCAAGAAGTTAGGCTTCTGCCTTCGGGTACTCAGGGGCCTTTACCTTCAAAAGAaaactgcacaaactcggcttaaatcgctgacttcgtcagcgggttTGTCTattgcaagtgccataagtaacaacaacaacaataaacaaTTATACTAATATTCATTTGCATGATGgcttttagtactttttttttctaatagaattGAAGAGTTTCTATAAAAACACACACTCAATATTTTAAAGCTCACATTGGAAAAAAGCATAATCatctttgttaataataaaagacGAATATATATGTATTGGCGTTCTACAGACCAAATCATTTAACCTACAATCTAGACCTTTAAAATTCGTGCAAGCTTTTCTTAAATTTcggtaatttttttaagaatattattttgtttaatttccaactgtagattacattgttgccatgaaattcaaaccgttttctttGTTTCGTCAAATACAGAATCGCTTggttacgtttttaatagcatttgATGTCAAGCGATTATAATAAAACACAGTGCACAAAGAATGGAgcatatgcaattaaaataacagcGCTTTAGTGTCAGACAATTTAGCGTATCATAGACCTGAGGTTaaatctaaatgatttatctgaaatcaaatataatttcggGAATTAACCGATCACCCGAAGTGACTAGTGATTAGAAAATACGTATGGTATGCGGTTAGCTTTGTGAATGCTTTGAAGAATCGATTTCGCATTTTGGACCTCTTCCCTGCGTTTGTCCGTACCAAACAATTGATATaggtttataatttaattttactgtcaaaataaTACACCCATTatcatttatctaaaaatgagtttattattaaattacggTACCCTCATATATTGGAGTAGACAGACCGACAGACACTCTCTTCTTCGCCAAATTTGATCCGAAATTTAATACAGATGGGTAATTTTGCAGATTATACCATTTAGTCTTTTTCGTTTCCCATTTATTGTGCTTACATGTTTTCGTACGGCTGACAGACTTTCTgtagaatgaattttataaaaaaattgattgaaacttATAATTTAGCCGTAAATGCCGCATATTTAACTTAATCCGCCTAACACATTGAATTGCCGTATTcataaacaaacttttttttttttttttttttttttgttcttgggGTTGTCTAAACCatagatactttttaaaatcacaaagtaaaatttttggcagaacttttttttttccctttgagtATTTCATgcaccaaaaaaaatataaaaatgaagacaTCAGTTTAAAATCACCAACAACCAGTGTCTTACCTTGGGCGAAGGCACTATACTGAAAGTATTCATAATGCGATCTGGATATTCTTCCCTGATTTTGGAGATCATGAGGGTTCCCATTCCAGATCCAGTGCCCCCTCCGAGGGAGTGGGTCAGCTGAAAACCCTGCAAGCAATCGCAGCCTTCCGCTTCTTTGCGAACCACATCCAGCACAGAATCCACCAATTCGGCACCTTCGGTGTAGTGACCTTTGGCCCAATTATTGCCAGCTCCACTCTGACCTAGATAAGAGGATAAAATTCTGTAGGGAATACTTTCCAATTGTTCATGTTTGGTGCATTTTTGGTGTTGGCAGAAAAGTAAATCTAACTACtatgaatatatcaaatatgtattctgttttttataatatttagacatttttacttttccttttggACACtgataaaaaatgtgataaataataaaaatattacttcattgtaaaaaatttttaaattaaaattatttatgtttttattgtattattatattattcctagtgactttattttatgattttaattattaatctaattcATAAATGTCTTCATTCTAAAAacctatttcaaaaaatgaaaaaaaaatctatgaaatatgaattttttaattaattattgataaatgatAAGTGAACGAAAATCAATTAGTCAATAAACTCTAATGAATTCTTTTGTGTGTATGAGACTAAAGATCGCTTTTTTAACAAATGttgtttataaatatcaatatatacgTTAAAAGATAGCTACGTTATGattctttaaaagtattgttttaagCAACAACATCAAAAAACGTAAGAAACTGATTAAGAGTTAAACTCGAGTCATTAAACAATCCCTAAACTAGAAAATGTTCAAATGATCACTAAACTAGAGAATTTCCAAGTGATAACTCTCCAAATTAGGTATTAGATTTAAGATGATTAAAATCATTATGGTGGCCTGCCATCCTACTACTTGGGGGAAAAAATTACGACAGTTAGGTGACGACGCAGTACCTTATTTCAAATCTTACGTTTTTAAGTGATTATGTCtacaaaatttaatcagtttGGCGACACTGCAGTACTATATTCTCGagtcttacatttaaaaaataattaggtcttcaaaattatatataatatttttttaaaaaaatcacaaggtttttaataatttttattgatattttaacatttcaataattctgaaactgaggggggggggagttgcaTACGTGTTAATAGAGTAACTcaccaaaaacaaaattatctggCCGGAAAAGTTGGCCAAAAGGCCCTGATCGCACAGAATCCATAGTGCCTGGTTCCAAATCCACCAAGACAGCTCTGGGGACATATTTACCTcctaaaaatcgaaaaaaagttattaattaaaaaatatgtagaaaaaaatgttagaagatatcaatttatatcttatttattttaataaa
Above is a genomic segment from Argiope bruennichi chromosome 1, qqArgBrue1.1, whole genome shotgun sequence containing:
- the LOC129968165 gene encoding tubulin beta-4B chain is translated as MITESFFEFEMREIVHIQAGQCGNQIGAKFWEVISDEHGIDPTGTYHGDSDLQLERINVYYNEATGGKYVPRAVLVDLEPGTMDSVRSGPFGQLFRPDNFVFGQSGAGNNWAKGHYTEGAELVDSVLDVVRKEAEGCDCLQGFQLTHSLGGGTGSGMGTLMISKIREEYPDRIMNTFSIVPSPKVSDTVVEPYNATLSVHQLVENTDETFCIDNEALYDICFRTLRLTTPTYGDLNHLVSATMSGVTTCLRFPGQLNADLRKLAVNMVPFPRLHFFITGFAPLTSRGSQQYRALTVPELTQQMFDAKNMMAACDPRHGRYLTAAAVFRGRMSMKEVDEQMLNVQNKNSSYFVEWIPNNVKTAVCDIPPRGLKMSSTFIGNNTAIQELFKRISEQFTAMFRRKAFLHWYTGEGMDEMEFTEAESNMNDLVSEYQQYQEATAEEEGEFEEEEAA